A window from Symbiopectobacterium purcellii encodes these proteins:
- a CDS encoding YkgJ family cysteine cluster protein: protein MECRSGCGACCIAPSISTPLPGMPEGKPANVRCLHLDAAMRCGLFGSPLRPAVCATLQPQAEMCMTNRGDALIYLLRLEAETAP from the coding sequence ATGGAATGTCGTTCAGGCTGTGGGGCTTGTTGTATCGCCCCGTCAATATCCACTCCGCTGCCGGGAATGCCCGAGGGGAAGCCCGCCAACGTACGCTGCCTTCATCTTGATGCTGCGATGCGCTGTGGCCTGTTTGGCTCACCGTTGCGACCTGCGGTGTGCGCAACGCTGCAACCGCAGGCGGAGATGTGTATGACAAACCGTGGTGATGCGCTGATTTATCTTTTACGGCTAGAAGCAGAAACGGCGCCCTGA
- a CDS encoding sugar efflux transporter: MSILNSVLRRQPDLTSSAFLVIAFLTGIAGALQLPTLSLFLSTEVKVNPLMVGLYYTGSAVIGIVVSQMLATRSDKQGDRKRLILHCCILGALGCVLYAWNRNYFILLIVGVILSSFGSTANPQLFALAREHADRTGREAAMFSSVMRAQISLSWVIGPPVAFALALGFGFPVMYLSAAVVFLLCGALVTFLLPSMPKSALKTDTTLASPRQNRHDTLLLFFACTAMWTCNGVYLITMPLYVVNALGLSEKLAGIMMGTAAGLEIPVMLIAGYVAKRVGKRFLMRIAVGAGLLFYVGLVLFSAEWALLALQLLNAVFIGILAGIGMLYFQDLMPGQAGTATTLFTNTTRVGWIISGSLAGIVAQFWGYHAVFFISLLMSVGAAYCMWKIKNV; the protein is encoded by the coding sequence ATGTCTATATTGAACTCCGTGTTGCGGCGTCAGCCCGATCTGACATCCTCTGCGTTCCTGGTTATTGCTTTCCTGACCGGTATTGCCGGGGCATTGCAATTGCCGACGTTGAGCCTGTTCCTTTCGACCGAAGTGAAGGTAAACCCGCTGATGGTGGGGCTTTACTATACGGGCAGCGCCGTTATCGGCATTGTGGTGAGCCAAATGCTGGCCACGCGCTCCGACAAGCAAGGCGATCGTAAGCGGCTGATTCTGCACTGTTGTATACTGGGTGCTCTGGGATGCGTGCTGTATGCCTGGAACCGTAATTACTTTATCTTGCTGATTGTCGGCGTCATTCTTTCAAGTTTTGGTTCGACGGCTAACCCACAGTTGTTCGCGCTGGCGCGTGAGCACGCCGACCGCACCGGGCGTGAAGCCGCAATGTTCAGTTCGGTGATGCGTGCTCAAATTTCCCTGTCCTGGGTGATTGGTCCACCCGTGGCCTTTGCCCTGGCGCTGGGTTTTGGTTTCCCGGTGATGTACCTCAGCGCAGCCGTTGTCTTTTTGCTGTGTGGCGCGTTGGTGACTTTTCTGCTCCCTTCAATGCCAAAATCCGCCTTGAAAACGGATACTACGCTGGCATCACCGCGTCAGAATCGGCACGACACGCTGCTGCTTTTTTTCGCCTGTACCGCCATGTGGACGTGCAACGGGGTTTACCTGATCACCATGCCTTTATATGTGGTCAACGCGCTGGGACTTTCTGAAAAACTGGCCGGGATCATGATGGGCACGGCGGCAGGCCTGGAAATTCCTGTAATGTTGATTGCGGGCTATGTGGCAAAACGCGTTGGCAAACGCTTTTTGATGCGCATTGCCGTTGGCGCAGGCCTGCTGTTTTATGTTGGATTGGTGCTGTTTAGCGCAGAGTGGGCACTGCTAGCATTACAACTGCTGAACGCCGTTTTTATCGGTATTTTGGCCGGTATTGGCATGCTCTATTTTCAGGATCTGATGCCAGGACAGGCGGGCACCGCCACAACGCTGTTCACCAACACCACGCGCGTAGGTTGGATCATTTCCGGATCGCTGGCGGGCATCGTAGCGCAATTCTGGGGATATCACGCAGTCTTCTTTATTTCCCTGCTGATGAGCGTGGGGGCAGCTTACTGTATGTGGAAAATCAAGAATGTATAA
- the fruB gene encoding fused PTS fructose transporter subunit IIA/HPr protein, producing MFQLSQQDIHMGATASDKQDAIQQVAAALAAAGCVSPAYVDGMLQRELQTSTYLGNGIAIPHGTTDTRDLVLKTGVQVFQFPQGIAWGEETAYVVLCIAARSDEHLALLRQLTHVLSDESVAARMAKTASAEELRSLLMGEQQGADFRFDTSLITLDVATDSLLTLQALNAGRLQQIGAVDAGFVSAVVSQKPLYLGQGVWLSDNAKGNLASAVTVSRPATAFTAYDEPVALLITVAAADEQALSPIDYLSNLLIAQKAERLLNADAATLLALLTSDVPEENDVLTADYTIRNEHGLHARPGTMLVNVIKQFTSEITVTNLDGTGKPANGRSLMKVVALGVKKGHKLRFTAAGSDAEQALAAIGEAINSGLGEGAA from the coding sequence ATGTTCCAGTTATCACAGCAAGATATTCATATGGGTGCCACTGCCAGCGACAAGCAGGACGCTATCCAGCAAGTGGCGGCCGCACTGGCTGCTGCCGGGTGTGTCAGCCCGGCGTATGTCGATGGCATGTTGCAGCGCGAACTGCAAACGTCGACCTATTTAGGCAATGGTATTGCTATCCCACACGGCACAACCGATACGCGCGATCTGGTGCTGAAAACTGGCGTTCAGGTGTTTCAATTTCCGCAGGGGATTGCCTGGGGAGAGGAAACGGCCTATGTGGTGCTCTGCATCGCAGCCCGCTCGGATGAACACCTGGCGTTATTGCGTCAGCTAACCCACGTGCTGAGCGATGAAAGCGTGGCAGCGCGGATGGCAAAAACCGCGTCAGCAGAAGAGTTACGCAGTTTGCTGATGGGTGAGCAGCAGGGTGCGGATTTCCGCTTTGATACCTCGTTGATTACGCTGGACGTCGCCACGGACAGCCTGCTGACATTACAGGCGCTGAATGCGGGCCGTTTGCAGCAGATCGGTGCCGTCGATGCCGGGTTTGTCAGCGCAGTCGTCAGCCAGAAGCCGCTGTATCTGGGGCAAGGGGTGTGGTTGAGCGATAACGCGAAGGGCAATCTGGCGAGTGCGGTTACCGTAAGCCGTCCCGCCACCGCGTTTACCGCCTATGACGAGCCGGTTGCACTGTTGATCACGGTCGCGGCCGCAGATGAACAAGCGTTATCCCCTATCGATTATTTAAGCAACCTGCTGATCGCACAAAAAGCTGAACGCTTGCTGAATGCTGATGCCGCCACGCTGCTGGCATTGCTGACCAGCGACGTACCGGAAGAAAACGATGTGCTGACTGCCGATTACACCATCCGTAACGAGCACGGGCTGCACGCACGTCCGGGGACCATGTTGGTGAATGTTATCAAGCAGTTCACCAGCGAGATCACGGTGACCAACCTGGATGGTACCGGTAAACCGGCTAACGGGCGCAGCCTGATGAAAGTGGTGGCACTGGGCGTTAAAAAGGGCCATAAGCTGCGTTTTACCGCAGCGGGCAGCGATGCTGAACAGGCATTAGCGGCGATTGGCGAAGCGATTAATTCTGGATTAGGAGAGGGCGCAGCATGA
- the fruK gene encoding 1-phosphofructokinase, whose translation MSRRVATITLNPAYDLVGYCPEIERGEVNLVQTAGLHAAGKGINVAKVLKDLGIDVTVGGFLGKDNQDGFQQLFSELGIANRFQVVPGRTRINVKLTEKAGEVTDLNFSGFDVTQQDWQRFVNDSLSWLGQFDMVAVSGSLPAGVDPDAFTDWMSRLRTQCPCIIFDSSREALVAGLKAAPWLVKPNRRELEIWAGRKLPTLEDVVDAAHALREQGIAHVVISLGAEGALWVNASGAWLAKPPACDVVSTVGAGDSMVGGLIYGLLMRESSEHTLRLATAVAALAVSQSNVGITDRPQLAAMMARVDLKPFNH comes from the coding sequence ATGAGCAGGCGAGTTGCCACCATTACCCTGAATCCCGCGTATGACCTGGTGGGATATTGCCCCGAAATTGAACGGGGTGAAGTCAACCTGGTGCAGACGGCAGGTCTTCACGCCGCAGGCAAAGGTATTAATGTTGCCAAAGTGCTGAAAGACCTCGGGATTGACGTCACGGTGGGTGGATTTCTGGGCAAAGACAATCAGGACGGCTTTCAGCAATTGTTCAGTGAACTGGGCATTGCCAACCGTTTTCAGGTTGTACCCGGCCGCACGCGTATCAACGTCAAGCTGACGGAAAAAGCCGGTGAAGTGACCGATCTCAACTTCTCTGGGTTCGATGTCACACAGCAAGACTGGCAGCGCTTCGTCAATGATTCCCTCAGTTGGTTAGGGCAGTTCGACATGGTTGCCGTCAGTGGCAGTTTGCCTGCGGGCGTCGATCCGGATGCGTTTACCGATTGGATGTCACGCCTGCGTACCCAATGCCCGTGCATTATTTTCGACAGCAGCCGTGAGGCGTTGGTCGCTGGGCTGAAAGCCGCGCCCTGGTTGGTGAAACCCAACCGTCGTGAGCTGGAAATCTGGGCAGGCCGTAAGCTGCCCACGCTGGAAGATGTGGTAGACGCTGCCCATGCGCTGCGCGAGCAAGGTATCGCTCATGTGGTGATCTCGTTGGGGGCGGAAGGTGCTCTGTGGGTCAACGCCTCAGGTGCCTGGTTGGCCAAACCACCGGCTTGCGATGTTGTCAGCACCGTAGGTGCCGGTGATTCCATGGTCGGCGGATTGATTTATGGCCTGTTAATGCGTGAATCAAGTGAACACACCTTACGACTGGCAACCGCTGTTGCGGCGCTGGCCGTAAGCCAAAGCAATGTTGGCATTACCGATCGACCTCAGTTGGCCGCGATGATGGCGCGTGTCGACCTGAAACCCTTCAATCACTAA